Sequence from the Arthrobacter pigmenti genome:
TTGGCGGAGAGGATCTCCACCGTGATGTCCTTGCCGTTGGGTGCCGTGTAGGTGACCTTGTCTCCGGCCTTGTGGCCCTGGATCGCCGCGCCAAGCGGGGACCTCTCGCTGTAGACGTTGATGTCCGTGTCCCCGGCCACCTCGCGGCTGCCAAGGAGGAACGTCTCCTTGTCCCCGGCGATCTTCGCGTCTACCAGCATTCCCGGCTCCACAATGCCGTTGTCTGCCGGTGCTTCGCCGACGTGGGCGTTGTTCAGCAGTTCGGTGAGCTGGCGGATGCGGGCCTCGGCCTTACCCTGCTCTTCCTTGGCCGCATGGTAGCCGCCGTTCTCCTTCAGATCGCCCTCGGAACGGGCCTGCTCGATGCGGGCGACGATTTCGGTACGGCCTGGACCGGACAGGTGTTCCAGCTCAGCCTTGAGGCGGTCGTAGGACTCCTGCGTGAGCCATGCGACGGATGCGCTGTTGGTGGACACGGTATCTCCTTAGGTACGTCGAAGCCCATGGCGGGTTCGGCTGGAAACTTTGCCTGCGGTTGTACGCACACTGTGCGAGGCATCTACAAGCAAAGACCCCGCCTGCGTAGGGGCCTCTTCCTGGAGGGCCACCGACTAGGGCGGGGCGGAACGTATCAGTCCATTATAGTCAGCACGCTTCGATAACCCAACAATGGCGCGGTTGAACGAGCCTGTGTCAGGAATCCTGCACAATCCAGCAGGCATTAACGCCGCCGCTCACGCCGTCGGACTCGGTGCGTATATCGACGCTGTGCGAGGTGGTCCGCCCGTCGTTGAAGCCCTGCCCGGGCCCGACCATAGGTATGTCCACAATTTTCCAGCCCACAATGGCGTAGGACTCGTTGAGCACCTGCACCGCGCACTGTGCGGTGGCTTCCGGGTCCTTGGTGACTTCGAAGTCCACCCGTGCAACGCCGGATCCATCGATCTTGAACCCGACGTCCTTCGAGGACACGGCGGGTGTGCCGACGGACAGACTGAAAAGGGCGGTACCGACGACGGCGATGCCCAGAACCACCCAGAGCAGCCACCGGCGTGATCCAGGCCGCAGCCGCGCAGGCTTGGGAGCACCGTAGCGATTGGCTACTCTTGGTACTGGCGCGTGGTCGGTGCTCATCACCTCGATTTTACCGCCTCAGCCTTCAACCTCTGACCGGGCGTTTGAACCTGGTCAGCCAGTGCAGACTCAGGAGCATTTCAGTGCCCACCCCCCAATACCCTTCCGACACTTCGGCGTCCGGCTCAGCCCGCAACCCAGGCTTCCGCCTGCTGGCGGTGCATGCTCATCCGGATGATGAATCGAGCAAGGGCGCCGCAACGATGGCCAGCTACGCGGCAGCCGGAGTCCAGGTTCTGGTTGCCACGTGCACCGGCGGTGAGCGAGGCGACATCCTCAATTCCCAGCTGGCCGGAGATCCCCACGCCAGCCGGGACCTCGCCGGGCTGCGAAGGCTGGAGATGGCAGCGGCAGCCAACGCGCTTGGCGTTGAACAGCGGTGGCTCGGTTTCGCCGATTCGGGATTGCCGGAAGGTGATCCGTTGCCGCCGCTGCCCTTCGGGTGCTTTGCCCTCCAGCCGATTGAGCGCGCCGCTGCACCGCTGGTGAAGCTGGTCCGCGAGTTCCGGCCGCACGTCATCCTGAGCTATGACGAGAACGGTGGCTACCCGCACCCGGATCACATCATGGCGCACAAGGTAGCTGTCGAAGCGTATGAGGCCTCGGGCGACCCTTCCCGCTATGAGGGCCTTGGCGAACCGTGGTCGCCGTCGAAGCTCTACTATGACCGGGCATTCAACCCGGAGCGGTTCCGTGCCCTCCATTTCGCGCTGGAGGAGGCGGGTCTTCAGTCGCCCTATGCGGAGCGCATTGCGGCGTGGCTGGAAGCCGACGCCGAGGGCCACCAGCCTGCCCGTCCCACCCATGCCACAACCACGCAGATCGACTGCGGCGACTTCTTCGAACACAGGGAGCGCGCACTCCTTGCCCACCGCACCCAGGTGGAGCCCGGCGGCTTCTTTTTCGCTGTTTCGGCCGACCTGCAGCGGAAGGTCTGGCCCTGGGAGGATTACTCGCTGATCCATTCCCGTGTGCCCCAGGACCTCCCCGAAACCGACTTCTTCGCGGGCATAGAATAGTCCTGCGGCCTTTCCCGCTTCTGCCCCTTACCGCCGCGAACCTGTCGAAAGTGGTGCCCTGGAGTGTTCTCCCTGCTCAACCTGGCCGCAACCGTAACCCCCACGCCGGGTGAGGAAGGATCATTGCGGCCGGGCCTGGACCCGGCCCAGGTAACACCCGGCCTGTTGGGTTTCCTTGCAACGCTCTTCCTGGTGGTGGCCGTCATCTTCCTGATCCGCGACATGGTGAAGCGGATCCGCCGGGTGCGCTACAAGGCCATGGCCGAGGAGGAGGCGCAGGCGCAGCGCGAGCGGCCAGCGGACGGTCCTGCCGCGGAGGCCGGGCTGCCGGTTTCTCATCCGGAGGACCCCGACGGCAAGCCGCAGCGTCACGCGCCCGGCGGCAAATACGGCCCCGACGCTCCGTGACCCATGGCTGAGCGGCTACGCATCGAAGCTTCGGCCTATCTCCGTCAGCATGCGGAGAACCCGGTGGACTGGTGGCCGTTCAGCGATGGAGCGTTCAGCGAGGCGCGGCAGCGGGACGTGCCGGTTTTCATCTCGGTTGGCTATGCCGCTTGCCACTGGTGCCACGTCATGGCGCACGAGTCGTTCGAGGACACAGCGGTTGCCGACTACCTGAACCGGCACTTCGTCTCCATCAAGGTTGACCGCGAGGAACGCCCCGACGTCGACGCCGTCTACATGGCAGCGACGCAAACCATGACAGGCCAGGGCGGCTGGCCGATGAGCGTCTTCACCCTCCCGGACGGGCGGGCCTTTTTCGCAGGCACCTACTTCCCGCCGTCACCAATCCGTGGGGCTCCGTCCTTCCGCCAGGTGCTCGAGGCGGTGCAGGACGCGTGGACCCACCGCCGCACGGAAGTCGAACAGAGCGCCGGTCAACTGGCAGGCAGCCTGGGGGACGCCCAGCGCCGGAGCGCCGGCTTGCTCCTTCCCCGGAATAACGACGACGGCGTCTCCCCGCTCGAGGACACACTTCCGGCCGCGGTGGCCGGACTGGCAGCGCAGGAGGACACCATCCACGGCGGGTTCGGCGACGCACCCAAGTTCCCGCCGTCGTCGTCGCTTGCCTTCCTGCTGGCAAGGGCCCGGTCCGATGACCCCGGGGGCCAAGCGGCGGCGCTGGCCGCCCGCACGCTCGAAGCCATGGCTGGCTCGGGAATGCACGACCTGCTGGGCGGGGGATTTGCCCGCTACGCAGTGGACGCCGCCTGGGCTGTGCCGCACTTCGAGAAGATGCTCTACGACAACGCGCAGCTGATCCGCGTCTACGCGCGCTGGGCCGTGCAGGCGGACAGCCCGGAGCGCAAACGGCTGGCTGAACGGGTTGCGCGCGGCGCAGCAGGCTGGCTGGAACGGGAATTGGCAGTCGACGGGGGAGCCTTCGCCTCATCACTGGACGCCGATACGTTGATCGACGGCGCGCGGGTAGAGGGCGGTACGTACACCTGGACTCGGGACCAGCTTGGGGAAATCCTCGGCAACCGCGCGGAAGCGGTGCTGGACCTGTTCGATGTGCGGGCGGGCAGCGTTGAGAGCGGAGCCTTCACGCTGCACGCCGGGCGGAGCTGGAGCACGGCGGAATGGACGCTTTGGGATGAGGTGGCCCCGAGTCTCCTGAGCGCACGAAACGACAGACCGCAACCGGCCAGGGATGAAAAAGTGGTGGCGGGCTGGAACGGACTGGCGGTCGGAAGCCTCGCCGAAGCCGGCGCCCTGCTGGAGGATGCGGCCCTGCTCGCGATGGCCGGGCGGGCGGCAGCGTACCTGCTGGAGGTGCACTGGGACGGTACGCAATTGCGCAGGGTTTCCCACCGGGGGCGGGCCGTGGGTATCGATGGGCTGCTCGAGGACTATGCCGGCGTGGTCGACGGTCTCCAGGCCCTGTACTCCGCCACCGGGGACCTGCGGTGGTACCGGGCGTCGGAGCAGCTCCTCGAGAGGGCCCTGGGCATCTTCGTACGGCCGGACGGGACAGTAGTTGACGCAGGTACGCTGGCCGGCCCGCTTCTCGCTGCACAGGCGGCCCAG
This genomic interval carries:
- a CDS encoding DUF4307 domain-containing protein produces the protein MSTDHAPVPRVANRYGAPKPARLRPGSRRWLLWVVLGIAVVGTALFSLSVGTPAVSSKDVGFKIDGSGVARVDFEVTKDPEATAQCAVQVLNESYAIVGWKIVDIPMVGPGQGFNDGRTTSHSVDIRTESDGVSGGVNACWIVQDS
- a CDS encoding thioredoxin domain-containing protein, yielding MAERLRIEASAYLRQHAENPVDWWPFSDGAFSEARQRDVPVFISVGYAACHWCHVMAHESFEDTAVADYLNRHFVSIKVDREERPDVDAVYMAATQTMTGQGGWPMSVFTLPDGRAFFAGTYFPPSPIRGAPSFRQVLEAVQDAWTHRRTEVEQSAGQLAGSLGDAQRRSAGLLLPRNNDDGVSPLEDTLPAAVAGLAAQEDTIHGGFGDAPKFPPSSSLAFLLARARSDDPGGQAAALAARTLEAMAGSGMHDLLGGGFARYAVDAAWAVPHFEKMLYDNAQLIRVYARWAVQADSPERKRLAERVARGAAGWLERELAVDGGAFASSLDADTLIDGARVEGGTYTWTRDQLGEILGNRAEAVLDLFDVRAGSVESGAFTLHAGRSWSTAEWTLWDEVAPSLLSARNDRPQPARDEKVVAGWNGLAVGSLAEAGALLEDAALLAMAGRAAAYLLEVHWDGTQLRRVSHRGRAVGIDGLLEDYAGVVDGLQALYSATGDLRWYRASEQLLERALGIFVRPDGTVVDAGTLAGPLLAAQAAQQAADPFDNAAPSGIALLAGALVTSAAYNGSAERRGLAEKLLAHVSALASRAPRAIGWALAVGQAAVNGPQEVAVVGPRGSARERLAATARRRGKAGIALAVGEGSESAVPLLTGRRTADDGGPLAYVCEAMVCRRPVSEPEELGALLGRSTGEVQE
- the greA gene encoding transcription elongation factor GreA, which encodes MSTNSASVAWLTQESYDRLKAELEHLSGPGRTEIVARIEQARSEGDLKENGGYHAAKEEQGKAEARIRQLTELLNNAHVGEAPADNGIVEPGMLVDAKIAGDKETFLLGSREVAGDTDINVYSERSPLGAAIQGHKAGDKVTYTAPNGKDITVEILSAKPYAG
- the mca gene encoding mycothiol conjugate amidase Mca, with the protein product MPTPQYPSDTSASGSARNPGFRLLAVHAHPDDESSKGAATMASYAAAGVQVLVATCTGGERGDILNSQLAGDPHASRDLAGLRRLEMAAAANALGVEQRWLGFADSGLPEGDPLPPLPFGCFALQPIERAAAPLVKLVREFRPHVILSYDENGGYPHPDHIMAHKVAVEAYEASGDPSRYEGLGEPWSPSKLYYDRAFNPERFRALHFALEEAGLQSPYAERIAAWLEADAEGHQPARPTHATTTQIDCGDFFEHRERALLAHRTQVEPGGFFFAVSADLQRKVWPWEDYSLIHSRVPQDLPETDFFAGIE